In Ctenopharyngodon idella isolate HZGC_01 chromosome 1, HZGC01, whole genome shotgun sequence, a single genomic region encodes these proteins:
- the kdm4c gene encoding lysine-specific demethylase 4C isoform X5: MAGVGESAPANPACKIMTFRPTMEEFKDFNQYLVYMESQGAQRAGLAKVIPPKGWKPRRNYDDIDDFVIQAPIQQMVAGQSGLFTQYNIQKKPLTVQEFRRLANSDMYCTPRYLNYEDLERKYWKNLTFVSPIYGADVSGTLYDEGIEEWNIGHLNSILDVIEEDCGVSIQGVNTPYLYFGMWKTSFSWHTEDMDLYSINYLHFGEPKSWYAIPPEHGKRLERLATGFFPNSFKSCEAFLRHKMTLISPSVLKKYSIPFDKITQEAGEFMITFPYGYHAGFNHGFNCAESTNFASIRWIDYGKVATQCTCSKDMVKISMDPFVRRFQPDRYQAWTQGKDSCSLDHTLATPSTTPELQSWLQRRRRKHPPPQVSIIHAHAPND; encoded by the exons ATGGCAGGTGTTGGGGAAAGTGCCCCGGCTAACCCTGCCTGTAAGATAATGACCTTCAGACCTACCATGGAGGAGTTTAAGGACTTCAACCAATACCTTGTTTATATGGAGTCTCAGGGAGCACAGCGTGCTGGCCTGGCCAAG GTAATTCCACCCAAGGGCTGGAAACCACGTCGCAATTACGATGATATTGATGATTTCGTCATCCAAGCACCTATTCAGCAGATGGTAGCTGGCCAATCAGGACTCTTTACCCAGTACAACATCCAGAAGAAACCGCTCACTGTGCAAGAATTCCGTAGACTGGCCAACAGTGACAT GTACTGCACACCTCGCTACCTGAACTATGAAGACCTGGAGAGGAAGTACTGGAAGAATCTCACGTTTGTCTCGCCCATCTATGGTGCTGATGTGAGCGGCACACTCTACGATGAG GGCATTGAAGAATGGAACATCGGGCACTTGAACTCAATCTTGGATGTGATCGAGGAGGACTGTGGTGTGTCCATTCAGGGAGTAAACACACCCTATCTGTACTTTGGAATGTGGAAGACCAGCTTCTCCTGGCACACGGAGGACATGGACCTCTACAGCATCAACTACCTGCACTTTGGCGAGCCCAAATCCTG GTATGCCATCCCTCCAGAACATGGGAAGAGATTGGAGCGTCTCGCTACAG GTTTCTTTCCTAACAGCTTTAAAAGCTGTGAGGCGTTTCTGAGACACAAGATGACACTGATATCCCCCTCTGTACTAAAGAAATACAGCATACCATTTGATAAG ATAACACAGGAAGCGGGGGAGTTTATGATCACATTTCCCTATGGTTACCATGCTGGCTTCAACCATGGCTTTAACTGTGCTGAATCCACCAATTTTGCCAGCATCCGGTGGATTGATTATGGAAAAGTTGCCACGCAG TGTACATGCAGTAAGGACATGGTGAAGATCTCCATGGATCCGTTTGTCAGACGATTCCAGCCGGATCGCTATCAGGCTTGGACACAAGGCAAAGACTCATGCTCATTGGATCACACCCTGGCCACACCCAGCACCACACCAGAGCTGCAGAGCTGGCTTCAGAGACGTCGCAGAAAGCACCCTCCACCACAAG